The nucleotide sequence GCGGCGTCGTCACCACCGCCGGCATCGTCTTCGGGATCACCATGCTGGCCCTGCTGGGCAGCAGCGTGCTGAGCATCGCGCAGATCGGCAGCACCATCGCGGTCGGATTGTTGCTGGACACCCTCGTCGTGCGGGCGCTGATCACACCGTCCGTCGTGGCGTTACTGGGCCGGTGGTTCTGGTGGCCGGCCCGAATGGTCCGCGCTGCTAGCCGCGGGTGACCTTGCCGGCCTTGATGCAGGACGCGCAGACGTTCAGCCGCTTTTTGTTGCCGCCGGGGCGGGTCACGACGTGCACGGTCTGGACGTTCGGGTTCCACCGGCGGCTGGTGCGGCGGTGGGAGTGCGACACCGACTTACCGAAGCCGGGGCCTTTCCCGCAGATATCGCACACAGCGGCCATGATTCAAACTCCTCAATGGTTCGGGAAGCCGGCAACTCGCAGCTCGGCAGCCCAGAATACCGACTGCCCTGGGCAACCACCAAAACGGCGACTGAAGGGGTGGTTTGCGGTCGGTGGGAGCGTATCGTCGGGTGGCCAACCGGCCTAGACGGTTTTGTTGGCATTCGATGGAAACGCGATAGGCGCTGGACGTGGCCGGCTTTGGTACCTGAGCTAAGGCGTCGCTCTAGTCCAGGAGTCGTCGGTCAAGTCCCGGCGTCCCGTTGATCTTGTATTACATTTGTAATACACTCGCGCCGGTGGGTGCGATTGGACCGAGGAAGCGGCCTATCACATCTGGGCCGAGCACAAACTCACCACCGACGCGGCGGACGAAGCGCTCGAAGACCCGGAGGCCGTCATCTTCAGCCCGGACTACAACAGCCGATCAGGCCTCAGCGATCGCACCATTGGCTACTCGTCGCAGGCAGGAGACCCGGTGACCGTTATCACCTACAAACAGGCGGGTTTGGTCTACGGCGCCAGCGCATGGAAATCCAACAGCCGCGATCGCCGCTACTACAGACAAGGAGGGCCAGATGAGCAAGAAGGAACTGAATAACATCCTGGCCGAAATCCGTCAGGAAGCGGAAGCTGGTGAAGCGGATCAAACTGGGCGGCCCATCCCCAAGCACGTCAAAGTGACGAAGGGCAACCCGCGCAGCAAGGTGCTGCAGGTGCGCCTCAACCCAGACGAAATGGCGGCACTAGAAGCCATCGCTGAGCAGCGTGAACTGCCGGTGTCGACCGTCGCCCGAGAGCATCTCCGTCAGCTAATCGCTATCAACGACCCAGTCCGCAAGCGACTCCAGATGCTAACCGCCCTCGACGAAGCCGCTGGCGAAATGAGCGGCGACGAAACGTTGTCCAACGTTGAGCGCATCGCGGTCAAGGAGCCAAAGCCGAATCTGCTCCGGAAGGTGCTCGCAATGGTTGACGCGGCCGCGATCCTCAACGAGTATGCCGTCGCTGTGCGGAAAGAAATGATGCACGGTGCAGCAACCGACGAAACGCGGCATCCGCCAACTTTTGGAGAAGACTTGCCCTAATCCACGTTCACATTTGTAGATCGGGCCCGTGATCGCTTGGGGCGGTCTCATTCGTGACGTCGAGACAAACTCGGTCTCGTCCTTGCCTCCGGAATGGCGCGCGACGACAGTACCGAAGCGAGCGCCGGCGCGCCCTGCAGAACTGTCGGTATGCGATGAGCTGGTTCGCCGTGTTGTCTAGGACGAGCCGGTGATCCTCCGGCACCATGCTGCCCTTTCGCCGAGCGTTGCACCCAAACGAGTTACCGGCAACGCGCGTCCGCCGACATAAAATTGCACCGATTACGGTTGGCGGCCAGTTCACGAACGGCAGTGTCGCCCCCGCTGGCTAGGCTCAATGGGCCGGTCCGGCCTCGCTGGCCGTGTTGTTCTTCAGGGGCACTCACTGCACCCGCGTCGCCAAGCTACGCTGGCGCCCGCCGGGGGCCTGGCGCGCGGAGGAGGTGGGCAGGAGTGGGCACGTCAGATCGTGTGCTGGACGCCTCGGCCCTGCGCGACTGGGCGCACGCCTCCGTCAGCGATCTGATCACTCACATCGACGAGATCAACCGCCTCAACGTCTTCCCCGTCGCCGATTCCGACACGGGCGCCAACATGTTGTTCACCATGCGTTCGGCCCTGGCCGAGGCGAATGCCGAGGCGGGTTCCGGGTGCGCCGCCCGGGTCGCGGCCGCCTTGTCCGCCGGTGCGCTCAACGGCGCGCGCGGCAACTCCGGGGTGATCCTGTCCCAAATCCTGCGGGGCATCGCCGACGTCACCGCGGGCGCGGCCGCCGATGCCGGCGGGGAACTGCGCGAGGTCGACGCCTACCTGCTCGGGGCCGCTCTGCGCCGGGGGGTCGCTTTGGTCATCACCTCGATGGGCGACGAGGTCCCGGGCACCATCGTCTCGGTGCTGCGCGCCGCCGCCGACGCCGTTGGGCAATGCGCCCGGGACGGCTTGGGCGCGGCGGTCGCCGCCGCGGGCGACGCTGCCGTCGTGGCGCTGGAAAAGACGCCGGAGCAGCTGGACGTCCTCGCCGACGCCGGCGCGGTGGACGCCGGCGGGCGGGGCCTGCTGGTCCTGCTGGACGCGCTGCGCTCGACGGTCACCGGTCAGGCGCCCGTTCGCACGGTGTACGAGCCGTCGCCGCGTGCCGAGGCGGCCGACCCCCAGGCAGCGGCCGCCGAACGCCGCGCACCGCAATTCGAGGTGATGTACCTGCTGGACGGGTGCGACGCCCAAGCGGCCGACACCCTGCGGGATCGGCTCGGCGAGTTGGGCGAATCGGTGGCCATTGCAGAAGCAGCCGAGGCGACCCGCGGCTATTCGGTGCACGTCCACACCGACGACGCCGGTGCGGCCGTCGAAGCGGGGCTGGCGGCCGGGCGGTTGAGCCGGATCGTGATCTCCGCGCTGACCTCGGGCGCCGCCGGGCTGCCGGCGGGCGGCTGGACACGGGAACGCGCGGTGCTGGCCGTCGTCGACGGCGCCGGTGCCGCCGACTTGTTCGCCGGGGAGGGCGCCAGCGTGCTGCAACCCGATGCGTCGGGCATCACCGCGCATCAGCTGGTGCGGGCCGTGGTGGACACGGGGGCGGCGCAGGTCATGGTGCTGCCCAACGGCTACGTGCCCGCCGAGGAGCTGGTGGCCGGCTGCACCGCCGCGATCGGCTGGGGCATCGACGTGGTGCCGATACCGACGGGATCGATGGTGCAGGGGCTCGCGGCGCTGGCCGTGCACGAACCGGGCCGCCAGGCCGTCGACGACGGCTACACCATGGCCCGCGCCGCCGGCGCCGCCCGGTACGGATCGGTGCGCATCGCCACCGAGAGCGCGTTGACCTTCGCGGGCCAGTGCCGGCCCGGCGACGGCCTGGGCATCGCGGGCGACGAGGTGCTGATCGTGGCCGCCGACGTGGCCGCCGCGGCGATCGGCCTGCTCGATCTGCTGCTTGCCTCGGGCGGCGACCTGGTCACGGTGCTGGTGGGCGCCGGTGCAGAGCAGGACCCCCACGCCACCGCGGTGGGCGACGTCCTGGAAGCCCATGTGCACGACCACCATCCGGGCACCGAGCTGATGATCTACCGCACCGGCCATCGCGGCGACGCGCTGTTGATCGGGGTCGAGTAGCGATGGCGACACTCACCGACCGGTTGGACTACCTGGTGGGCGGCGACGCCGCCGAGCGACTTGACGAGGTGTTCGGCATCCGCACCGTCGACGACCTGCTGCGCCACTACCCCCGCACCTACACCGTGGGCACGACGGTGATCGGCCCCGAAGATGAGCAGCCGGAGCCCGGCCAGCACATCACCATCGTCGACACCATCACCTCCGCGGCGATGATCACGACGAAGAAGAACCCGAGGAAGAAGATCTTCCGCATCACCGTCGGCTCCGGGCGCGGCGCGGTGACGGCCACCTTCTTCAACGCGCACTACATCAGCAGGGACCTCAAAAAGGGCACGCGGGTGATGCTGTCCGGGGAGATCGGCTTCTACAAGAACACCATGCAGCTGACACACCCGGCGTTCCTCATCCTCGACGGAAGGGCCCGTGGCTCCAACAGCCTGAAAAACCTCGCCAAGACCTCCGAAAACACCCGGGGCGGCGAGCTGGCGATCGAAGACTTCGAGTACAGCTTCTTTCCGATCTATCCGGCCAGTGCCAGGTTGCAAAGCTGGGACATCTTCTCCTGCGTGCGCCAAGTGCTCGACATGCTCGATCCAGTTGAGGACCCGCTGCCGGCGGAACTGGTTGCCGCGCATGGCTTTATCTCCGAAGACGAAGCGTTGCGCGCCATCCATCTCTCCGAGGACGAACAGCTACGCCGACGGGCCCGCGAGCGGTTGACGTTCGACGAGGCGGTCGGCCTGCAGTGGGCGCTGCTGGCGCGCCGGCACAGCGAGCTGTCCGAGTCCGGGCCGCCGGCGCCGCCGAGGCCGGACGGCTTGGCGGCAGAACTGTTGCGGCGCTTGCCATTTGAACTGACCGCGGGCCAGCGCGAGGTGCTCGACGTGCTGAGCGACGGCCTCGCGTCGACGCGGCCGTTGAACCGGCTGCTGCAGGGTGAGGTCGGGTCGGGCAAGACGATCGTCGCGGTGCTGGCGATGCTGCAGCTGGTCGACGCGGACTACCAATGCGCACTGTTGGCACCAACGGAAGTCCTTGCCGCACAACATGTTCGGTCGATCTCCGACGTCCTGGGTCCGTTGGCCATGGGCGGCCAGTTGGGCGGGGCGGACAATGCCGCCCGCGTGGCGCTGCTCAGCGGCTCGATGACGGCAGCCCAGAAGAAGCAGCTGCGGGCCGAGATCGCCGCGGGCCAGGTGGACATCGTCGTCGGCACCCACGCCCTACTGCAGGACGCGGTGGAATTCCACAACCTGGGCATGGTGGTGGTCGACGAGCAACACCGCTTCGGGGTGGAGCAGCGAGATCGATTGCGGGCCAAGGCCCGTGCGGGAATCACCCCGCATCTGCTGGTGATGACGGCCACGCCAATACCGCGCACGGTGGCGCTCACGGTCTACGGCGACCTGGAAACCCTGACGCTGCGCGAACTTCCGCGTGGACGCCAGCCGATCACCAGCAGGACGATTTTCATCCGCGACAAGCCCGCGTGGCTGGACCGGGCCTGGCAGCGCATCATCGAGGAGGTCGCCGCCGGGCGGCAGGCCTACGTGGTGACGCCCCGCATCGACGAGAGCGACGAGCCGGAGAAGGAAGGCGCGCGACCGTCGGAAACCGCCGTGGGCCTTTATGCCCGACTGCGATCCGGTGAGCTGGCCAACCTGAGGCTCGGACTCATGCACGGGCGGCTGTCCGCCGACGAGAAGGACGCCGTGATGGCGGGTTTCCGTGCGGGCGACATCGATGTCCTGGTGTGCACCACCGTCATTGAGGTCGGCGTCGACGTCCCCAACGCCACCGTGATGTTGGTGATGGATGCCGAACGGTTCGGCATCAGCCAGCTGCACCAGCTGCGCGGTCGCATCGGTCGCGGCGAGCACCCCAGCCTGTGCCTGCTGGCCAGCTGGGTCGGGCCGGGGTCGGCGGGCGGCCGGCGACTGTCCGCGGTCGCCGACACCATGGACGGGTTCGCGCTCGCCGACCTGGACCTCAAGGAACGCAAGGAAGGAGATGTGTTGGGCCGCAACCAATCCGGCCGGGCGATCACGTTGCGCCTGCTGTCGCTGGCCGACCATCTGGCCCTGATCGAAGCCGCTCGCGACTTCTGCGCAAGTGCCTACCAGGAGACCAGCCCGCACCCCGGATTGACCGCGCTGGCAGCACGATTCACCGACACCGACCGCATCGAGTACATGGACAAATCGTGAACCGCAAAGTCCTGCTGTGGTTGTCCGCGACCGCGTTGCTCGCGGTGCTGGTGGCCTATCAGACGTGGGGATCGTCGACGGCCAGGCATGCCGGCGAGGTCGCTGCGCGCGCCGACGTCCCCACCGTCGCTCCGGGTACCGACGTGCTCGCCGGGGTCGGCGTGGTGCCGATGCGGGTGCACCGCTACGACTACCACCGGACGGCGTTCGGCGACGCCTGGACCGACGACAACGACGCCCCGCTCGGGCACAACGGGTGCGACACCCGCGACGACATCCTCAACCGCGATCTCGTCGACAAGACCTACGTCTCGATCAAGCGGTGCCCGGACGCGGTGGCCACCGGCACCCTGCACGACCCGTACACCAACACCACCATCGCGTTTCAGCGCGGCGCCAAGGTGGGCGAATCGGTGCAGATCGACCACATCGTTCCGCTGGCCTACGCCTGGGACATGGGCGCGTCGGGCTGGCCGGATGCCGAGCGGGTGCGCTTCGCCAACGACCCGGCGAACCTGCTGGCCGTGCAGGGCCAGGCTAATCAGGACAAGGGCGATCTGCCGCCGGGACGGTGGATGCCGCCGAACACGGCGTTCGCGTGCCAATACGCCATGCAGTTCATCACGGTAGTGCGCGGTTACGCGCTGCCGGTGGATCAGGAGTCGTCGAACGTGTTGCGTCAGGCCGCCGGCACCTGCCCGACGGGGTGAACTAACCGACGTACGTCTCCGGGTCCTCGCGCAGCCGGGTGCCGTCGTCGAGCGCGTTGATCGCGTCCATGTGCTCGGCGGCCAATTCGAAATCGAAAATGTCCAGATTGCTGGCGATGTGCTCGGCGTTGGCCGAACGGAACACCGCCGCGTTACCCAACTGCAGGTTCCACCGCAGCAGCACCTGCGCCGGCGTCTTGCCGTATTGGCCGGCGACGGACGTCACCGTCGGGTGGTCCATCAGCCGGCCCAGGGCCAGCGGGGTGTAGGACTGCGTGACGACGTTGTGCTGGGCGTTGGCCTTACGCATCGCGTCCTGGTTGAGCAGCGGGTGCAGCTCGATCTGGTTGACCGCCGGTGTGACGAAGCTGAGGTCGATAACCATCTCGAGATGCTCGTCGGTGAAGTTGGCCACGCCGATCGAACGGACCTGGCCGTCGCCGCGGAGTTGGATCAGCCCGCCCCAGGAGTCGACGTACTTGCCGAGCGACGCGGCCGGCCAGTGCACCAGGTACAGGTCGAGGTAGTCCAGGCCGAGGCGCTCCATGCTGGCGCCGCAGGCGGCCACGGCGTTGGACAGACCCTGGTCGGCGATGGCCAGCTTGGTGGTGACGAACAACTCGGCGCGCGGAATGCCCGAGGCCGCGATCGCCCGCCCGACGGCGGCCTCGTTGCCATAGGACGCGGCGGTGTCGATCAGCCGGCAGCCCATTTCCAGCGCGGCCGACACGGCGCGTTCGGCCTCGTCCTCGGACAATTCGCCGACCCCGACGCCAAGGACCGGCATCGTGTTCTCGTCATTGAGAGCTATTGATGGAATGTTGGCGCCCGATTGGCCGGCCACTAGGTTCACCTGCCTGAGAAAAAATTCGATGGGACTCGTGAGGTCGTGAAATCACGATAGTACCGAGCGGAACATGCCAGGTGGCGCACGCACGTGCGGGTGTTGGCCCCAATTTTCGAGGTATTCGCCCGGCCCGCTCAGCACGTAGAGTTGGTCGCGGCGCGCCTGAAGGGCGCGCGCGGGGGAGTTTTTAAGGGAGCAGCGCATGACCAAGGGTCCGCCAGGGGCGCCGGTTCTCACTCTTGGCGCGAAGGGCGCACCCACGCGGTTGACCAGCCGTTTGCAAGGTGTGGTCACCAGCGTCGGGGTCAAGGTGATCCCGTGGGTGCCGCCCGGCGCCGCGCGGGTGCTGTCGGGCGGGCGTGCGGTGATCATCGACGGCAACACGCTCGACCCGACGCTGCAGCTGATGCTGTCGGGTTTGCACGCCGTCGGCATCGACGGCCTGGCCATCGACGACGATGTGGCCGTGTCCCGGGCCCAGATGCGGGAAATGGTCGTCGGCATGCCGGGGCCGCAGATTCACGTCACCGTCGACGACCTCGCGCTGCCCGGCCCCGCCGGTGAGATCCCGGCGCGCCACTACCGCCCGGCCACCGGCCCCGACACCGACCAAGCGACGGACCTGCTGGTCTTCTACCACGGCGGCGGCTGGTCGCTCGGCGATCTGGACACCTATGACGCGCTGTGCCGGTTGACCTGTCGCGACGCCGGCATTCAGGTGCTGTCGATCGACTATCGGCTGGCTCCCGAGCACCCGGCGCCCGCCGCGATCGAGGATGCCTATGCGGCGTTTGAGTGGGCGTACGAACACGGCGCCGAGCTCGGCGCGAGACCCGGACGGGTCGCGGTCGGCGGGGACAGCGCCGGCGGCAACCTGGCGGCGGTGGTGTGCCAGTTGGCGCGCGACGCGGGTGGGCCCGCCCCCATCCTGCAGTGGCTGCTCTATCCGCGTACCGACTTCACCGCGCAGACGCGGTCGCTGGGCCTGTTCGCCAGCGGGTTCCTGCTGACCAAACGGGACATGGATTTCTTCGAGTCGCAATATTTGAGGGGGTCCGGCCTCGACAAGACCGATCCCCGGGTGTCGCCGGCGCGAGCCGAGTCGCTGTCCGGGCTGGCGCCGGCGCTCATCGCGGTCGCGGGTTTCGACCCGCTGCGCGACGAAGGCGAGAGCTACGCCGCGGCGTTGCGGGCCGCCGGGACCCCGGTCGACCTGCGTGCCCTGGGTTCGCTGACCCACGGCTTCGCCAATCTGTTTCCGCTCGGGGGCGGCATCGCCACCGCGACCGCCGAGCTGATTTCGGCTTTGCGGGCTCACCTCAGCCGGGCGTAGGCGCGGCGCCGGTACTCTCTAACCCGTGGCCGACAAACCCAAACGCCCCCCGCGCATCGACGTGACGTCCGCCGGCCGTAGCTCCAGCCGGCTCATCCCGATCGCCGCCACCGCGGTGGTCGTGCTGCTCTTGGTTGGCATCGTCTGGTATGTGATGGCGCACAAGAAGCCGGCGCCCGTCGCCGGGGGCTCCGGCGACGCGGTGCGGGTGACGTCGGGCAAGCTGATCACCCAGCCCGGCAGCACCAACCCCAAGGTGGTGGTGTCCTTCTACGAGGACTTCCTGTGTCCGGCGTGCGGCGACTTCGAGCGGAAGTACGGGTCGACGGTGTCCAAGCTCATCGACACCGGCGCCATCGCGGCGGATTACTCGATGGTGTCCATTCTGGACAGCCCGCGGAACCAGAACTATTCCTCGCGGGCGGGCGCGGCGTCGATGTGCGTCGCCGACGAGTCCATCGATGCGTACCGCCGTTTCCATACGGCGTTGTACAGCAAGGGCATTCAGCCCGACGAGCGCGGACCGAACTTCCCCGACAACGCGAAACTGATCGAACTCGCGCGCGAAGCCGGGGTGGTGGGCAAGGTCCCGGACTGCATCAACAGCGGCAAGTATCTCGACAAGGTCAAGGGGGCGGCCGCGGCCGCCAAGATCAACGCGACCCCGACGATCAAGATCAACGGGAACGACTACGAGCCGACGACGCCCGACGCGCTGGTCGCGGCCGTCAAGCAGATCGTGGGTGACGTTCCCGGCATTGACAACCCCGTCGCGCCCGCGGCCTGATGACCGAACGCGTATCGGGGCCCAGCGCGTTGTGGGTGCTGATCGCGGGGGTTGCCGGCCTGGTCGCGTCGATGGCGCTGACCATCGACAAGTTCAAACTGCTGCTCAACCCCAACTACGTGCCGTCCTGCAACATCAACCCGATCGTGTCCTGCGGCTCGGTGATGGCGACGCCGCAGGCGTCACTGTTGGGCTTTCCCAACCCGCTGCTCGGCATCATCGGCTTCACCGTGGTGCTGGTGACCGGCGTGCTGGCGGTCGCGAAAGTGACTCTGCCGCAGTGGTATTGGATCGGGCTATCGGTCGGAACGCTGGTCGGTGCGGTGCTGGTGCACTGGCTGATCTTTCAGAGCCTGTACCGCATCGGCGCGCTGTGCCCCTACTGCATGGTGGTGTGGGCGATCACCATCCCGCTACTCGTGGTGTTGGCGTCCATCGTGTTTCGGCCGGCGGTGGACCGCGGCGGCGCCCTGGCGCGGGTGGGATACCAATGGCGGTGGTCCATCGTCACACTGTGGTTCACCGCGGTGATCCTGTTGATCATGGTGAGGTTCTGGGACTATTGGTCGACGCTCTGGTGACACCAGCGGCGCTAGGAGGCTGCCCGTGATTTCCAAAGTGCTGGTTGCCAATCGCGGTGAGATCGCGATCCGCGCCTTCCGCGCCGCCTACGAACTCGGCATCGGAACCGTCGCCATCTACGCCTACGAGGACCGCAATTCGCAGCATCGGCTGAAGGCCGACGAGTCGTATCAGATCGGCGAGGTGGGCCACCCGGTTCGGGCGTACCTGTCCGTGGACGACATCGTCGAGACTGCCGGCAGTGCGGGCGCCG is from Mycobacterium conspicuum and encodes:
- the recG gene encoding ATP-dependent DNA helicase RecG → MATLTDRLDYLVGGDAAERLDEVFGIRTVDDLLRHYPRTYTVGTTVIGPEDEQPEPGQHITIVDTITSAAMITTKKNPRKKIFRITVGSGRGAVTATFFNAHYISRDLKKGTRVMLSGEIGFYKNTMQLTHPAFLILDGRARGSNSLKNLAKTSENTRGGELAIEDFEYSFFPIYPASARLQSWDIFSCVRQVLDMLDPVEDPLPAELVAAHGFISEDEALRAIHLSEDEQLRRRARERLTFDEAVGLQWALLARRHSELSESGPPAPPRPDGLAAELLRRLPFELTAGQREVLDVLSDGLASTRPLNRLLQGEVGSGKTIVAVLAMLQLVDADYQCALLAPTEVLAAQHVRSISDVLGPLAMGGQLGGADNAARVALLSGSMTAAQKKQLRAEIAAGQVDIVVGTHALLQDAVEFHNLGMVVVDEQHRFGVEQRDRLRAKARAGITPHLLVMTATPIPRTVALTVYGDLETLTLRELPRGRQPITSRTIFIRDKPAWLDRAWQRIIEEVAAGRQAYVVTPRIDESDEPEKEGARPSETAVGLYARLRSGELANLRLGLMHGRLSADEKDAVMAGFRAGDIDVLVCTTVIEVGVDVPNATVMLVMDAERFGISQLHQLRGRIGRGEHPSLCLLASWVGPGSAGGRRLSAVADTMDGFALADLDLKERKEGDVLGRNQSGRAITLRLLSLADHLALIEAARDFCASAYQETSPHPGLTALAARFTDTDRIEYMDKS
- a CDS encoding aldo/keto reductase, with the translated sequence MAGQSGANIPSIALNDENTMPVLGVGVGELSEDEAERAVSAALEMGCRLIDTAASYGNEAAVGRAIAASGIPRAELFVTTKLAIADQGLSNAVAACGASMERLGLDYLDLYLVHWPAASLGKYVDSWGGLIQLRGDGQVRSIGVANFTDEHLEMVIDLSFVTPAVNQIELHPLLNQDAMRKANAQHNVVTQSYTPLALGRLMDHPTVTSVAGQYGKTPAQVLLRWNLQLGNAAVFRSANAEHIASNLDIFDFELAAEHMDAINALDDGTRLREDPETYVG
- a CDS encoding vitamin K epoxide reductase family protein, translating into MTERVSGPSALWVLIAGVAGLVASMALTIDKFKLLLNPNYVPSCNINPIVSCGSVMATPQASLLGFPNPLLGIIGFTVVLVTGVLAVAKVTLPQWYWIGLSVGTLVGAVLVHWLIFQSLYRIGALCPYCMVVWAITIPLLVVLASIVFRPAVDRGGALARVGYQWRWSIVTLWFTAVILLIMVRFWDYWSTLW
- a CDS encoding DsbA family protein, translated to MADKPKRPPRIDVTSAGRSSSRLIPIAATAVVVLLLVGIVWYVMAHKKPAPVAGGSGDAVRVTSGKLITQPGSTNPKVVVSFYEDFLCPACGDFERKYGSTVSKLIDTGAIAADYSMVSILDSPRNQNYSSRAGAASMCVADESIDAYRRFHTALYSKGIQPDERGPNFPDNAKLIELAREAGVVGKVPDCINSGKYLDKVKGAAAAAKINATPTIKINGNDYEPTTPDALVAAVKQIVGDVPGIDNPVAPAA
- a CDS encoding alpha/beta hydrolase, whose amino-acid sequence is MTKGPPGAPVLTLGAKGAPTRLTSRLQGVVTSVGVKVIPWVPPGAARVLSGGRAVIIDGNTLDPTLQLMLSGLHAVGIDGLAIDDDVAVSRAQMREMVVGMPGPQIHVTVDDLALPGPAGEIPARHYRPATGPDTDQATDLLVFYHGGGWSLGDLDTYDALCRLTCRDAGIQVLSIDYRLAPEHPAPAAIEDAYAAFEWAYEHGAELGARPGRVAVGGDSAGGNLAAVVCQLARDAGGPAPILQWLLYPRTDFTAQTRSLGLFASGFLLTKRDMDFFESQYLRGSGLDKTDPRVSPARAESLSGLAPALIAVAGFDPLRDEGESYAAALRAAGTPVDLRALGSLTHGFANLFPLGGGIATATAELISALRAHLSRA
- the rpmB gene encoding 50S ribosomal protein L28, which encodes MAAVCDICGKGPGFGKSVSHSHRRTSRRWNPNVQTVHVVTRPGGNKKRLNVCASCIKAGKVTRG
- a CDS encoding HNH endonuclease family protein encodes the protein MNRKVLLWLSATALLAVLVAYQTWGSSTARHAGEVAARADVPTVAPGTDVLAGVGVVPMRVHRYDYHRTAFGDAWTDDNDAPLGHNGCDTRDDILNRDLVDKTYVSIKRCPDAVATGTLHDPYTNTTIAFQRGAKVGESVQIDHIVPLAYAWDMGASGWPDAERVRFANDPANLLAVQGQANQDKGDLPPGRWMPPNTAFACQYAMQFITVVRGYALPVDQESSNVLRQAAGTCPTG
- a CDS encoding DAK2 domain-containing protein, giving the protein MGTSDRVLDASALRDWAHASVSDLITHIDEINRLNVFPVADSDTGANMLFTMRSALAEANAEAGSGCAARVAAALSAGALNGARGNSGVILSQILRGIADVTAGAAADAGGELREVDAYLLGAALRRGVALVITSMGDEVPGTIVSVLRAAADAVGQCARDGLGAAVAAAGDAAVVALEKTPEQLDVLADAGAVDAGGRGLLVLLDALRSTVTGQAPVRTVYEPSPRAEAADPQAAAAERRAPQFEVMYLLDGCDAQAADTLRDRLGELGESVAIAEAAEATRGYSVHVHTDDAGAAVEAGLAAGRLSRIVISALTSGAAGLPAGGWTRERAVLAVVDGAGAADLFAGEGASVLQPDASGITAHQLVRAVVDTGAAQVMVLPNGYVPAEELVAGCTAAIGWGIDVVPIPTGSMVQGLAALAVHEPGRQAVDDGYTMARAAGAARYGSVRIATESALTFAGQCRPGDGLGIAGDEVLIVAADVAAAAIGLLDLLLASGGDLVTVLVGAGAEQDPHATAVGDVLEAHVHDHHPGTELMIYRTGHRGDALLIGVE